One segment of Acropora muricata isolate sample 2 chromosome 8, ASM3666990v1, whole genome shotgun sequence DNA contains the following:
- the LOC136926509 gene encoding uncharacterized protein, producing the protein MGKAKEIGGFVRATLDKLPDIRADLVRLDDDWQEWGFPELIESLRKWCDRNPTSSRDQMPSTSDPAIHSPPNRGLPTRDSGILNPSYRHSRNRYPPKKNPAYQTKDESAKAASVCVYCNGEDHRSAECGKFPSISQRRRILSDKKLCFNCTGTRHQAQDCRSKNACQRCGSRHHTSICDRLPSNNQMMLVTGDQESSVIYPVVVVVVDGIKCRALLDTGAGSSYVSAALVERLNKRPTHVEHKQIEMMLCSTIQKVRSYTVKVASVDGKFEMTTKVNKVDKGVLLTVTNPHYGELISKYPHLEGVVMEDSDKKSELPIHLILGASEYSRIKTETKPRIGKPSEPIAELTTLGWAMMSSGKEPGLSNVYLTKSSAADYEQLCSLDVLGLKDSPESDQGSVYDEFIEQLDRSEEGWYESGLLWKPGHGRLLTNEHSSIARLEGLVRKLQREPGMIDKYDEIIQEQLKEGIVERVVEEPNERVFYIPHKPVKRETSTTTKLRIVFDASAKPSDESPSLNECLETGPPLQNLLWNVLVRNRVKPVALTADIKQAFLQVRIRAEDRDVLRFHWIKNKDPSTIEVLRFTRALFGLVQSPFLLAGTLRLHLENSRTRYPVGIEEILKSLYVDDIISGGNTTAEVQSLKKTITSVFAEAKFTMHKWNSNDPQLESENVVPVDEQQSYAKQQLGVKTGETKMLGLPWNKREDLIAVTFPEEPVDVTKRGILRFLAAVYDPLGIASPTMLVGKLLYREVCESRLPWDEKVSDRMGQEWLKFVRSLPNKVEVSRSLARFREPVEGVVLHAFGDTSGSGISSAVYAVITQASGVSKGLIAAKSRLAKKNLTIPRLELVAAHMTANLVDNVRTALEGYPITSVYGWSDSTVALHWIKGGGSYKHFVTNRVRKISSKDFIEWRHVDTNHNPADIGSRGCKADQLTNMWLSGPEWLPNPEKWPRDIVTKANKETEAEAKRIKEVFAVAVDTRDDFDEVLEKHNFWRVIRISAWIMRFLQNGRSKKSYRVSGPLTTAETEKQVKWWIKREQERYSATEKFLEDQQRLNLQKNDEGIYLCRGRIQGHYPVYLPPRVSLSEKIVQDAHLLTLHGGVGSTMAHVRQEYWIPRLRQLAKNLISHCYGCKKFHATRFRNPPPGILPVDRTEGLYPSQVVGVDYAGPILYKVSKKLEGKAYILLFACSLTRAVHLELLTDQTTEGFTKCLKRFIARRGRPTKIYSDNGKSFVAASKWLKRIMKDEKTQDFLAHHNILWQFNLARAPWWGGQFERLVGVVKQAFYKAIGRALLMFDELEEVVLDVEVAVNNRPLSYVEDDVELPVLTPVTMMHGQSNLLPEEDADAFENVDLCKRARYVRR; encoded by the coding sequence ATGGGTAAGGCTAAGGAAATTGGAGGGTTCGTGCGTGCAACGCTTGATAAGCTACCTGACATTCGAGCAGACCTGGTTCGTCTCGATGATGACTGGCAAGAGTGGGGATTTCCTGAACTAATTGAATCCTTGAGAAAGTGGTGCGACCGTAATCCTACTTCCAGTAGAGATCAAATGCCCAGCACATCAGACCCAGCAATCCATAGTCCACCAAACCGTGGCCTGCCTACCCGTGACTCGGGGATCCTGAATCCATCATATCGCCACTCTCGAAACCGCTATccaccaaagaaaaaccctgcctACCAAACCAAGGATGAAAGTGCGAAGGCAGCAAGTGTCTGTGTGTATTGCAATGGTGAAGATCATCGCTCGGCAGAGTGTGGGAAGTTCCCTAGCATCTCCCAGCGCCGGAGGATTTTAAGTGACAAGAAACTGTGCTTCAACTGCACAGGTACGAGACATCAAGCGCAAGACTGTCGCAGCAAGAATGCCTGTCAACGATGTGGCAGCAGACATCACACGTCTATTTGTGACAGGTTGCCTAGTAACAACCAGATGATGCTGGTGACAGGTGATCAGGAGAGTTCAGTCATCTATCCAGTGGTGGTGGTGGTAGTCGATGGCATCAAGTGTAGAGCATTATTGGACACAGGAGCTGGTAGTTCGTATGTGTCAGCAGCCTTAGTCGAACGGCTCAACAAGCGTCCGACACATGTTGAACATAAGCAGATTGAAATGATGCTTTGCTCTACAATCCAGAAGGTACGAAGCTACACAGTGAAGGTTGCAAGTGTCGACGGGAAGTTTGAGATGACAACAAAGGTTAACAAAGTTGATAAGGGAGTCCTACTCACAGTCACGAACCCACATTATGGAGAACTGATAAGCAAGTATCCTCACCTGGAGGGAGTAGTTATGGAGGACAGTGACAAGAAAAGTGAATTGCCCATCCATCTCATACTCGGCGCCAGCGAGTACTCGAGAATCAAAACCGAGACAAAACCGAGGATTGGTAAACCATCTGAGCCTATTGCCGAGCTCACCACACTAGGGTGGGCGATGATGTCCTCCGGTAAAGAACCAGGCCTCTCTAACGTTTACTTGACAAAGTCATCAGCAGCAGACTATGAGCAGCTCTGTAGTTTAGATGTCCTAGGTCTCAAAGATAGTCCAGAATCAGATCAGGGGAGCGTGTATGATGAATTTATCGAGCAGCTAGACCGAAGCGAGGAAGGCTGGTATGAAAGTGGGCTGTTGTGGAAGCCAGGTCATGGTCGTCTGCTCACGAACGAACATAGTAGTATTGCGAGACTAGAGGGTCTAGTGAGGAAGTTGCAGCGAGAACCAGGCATGATTGACAAGTACGATGAGATTATTCAAGAACAACTAAAAGAGGGGATAGTTGAGAGAGTGGTAGAGGAACCCAATGAGAGAGTATTTTACATCCCGCACAAACCAGTGAAAAGGGAAACATCAACAACGACAAAACTCAGAATTGTATTTGATGCGTCAGCTAAGCCAAGTGATGAGAGTCCTTCATTGAATGAGTGTTTGGAGACGGGGCCCCCTCTACAAAACCTGTTGTGGAATGTACTTGTGCGTAATCGCGTCAAACCAGTTGCCCTAACTGCAGACATCAAACAAGCCTTCCTTCAAGTGCGCATAAGGGCTGAGGACAGGGACGTCTTACGTTTTCACTGGATTAAGAACAAGGATCCTTCAACAATCGAGGTGTTGAGATTTACGCGAGCGCTCTTTGGGTTGGTACAATCACCTTTCTTACTAGCAGGAACTTTGAGGTTACACTTAGAAAACTCAAGAACAAGGTACCCCGTAGGAATTGAGGAGATTTTGAAAAGCCTATATGTCGATGACATCATCTCAGGGGGCAACACGACAGCTGAGGTCCAGAGCCTGAAGAAGACGATAACATCAGTGTTTGCCGAAGCCAAGTTTACCATGCACAAGTGGAACTCCAACGATCCTCAGCTAGAGAGTGAGAATGTTGTTCCTGTTGACGAGCAGCAGAGCTATGCAAAACAGCAGTTAGGAGTTAAAACAGGTGAAACCAAGATGTTGGGACTTCCCTGGAACAAGAGGGAGGACTTAATCGCTGTCACCTTTCCTGAGGAACCTGTCGATGTCACGAAGAGAGGAATTCTACGATTCTTAGCTGCAGTGTATGACCCGCTTGGGATTGCCTCACCGACAATGCTCGTGGGGAAACTTCTGTATCGCGAAGTATGTGAGAGTCGTCTTCCATGGGATGAGAAGGTATCGGATAGAATGGGACAGGAGTGGTTGAAGTTTGTGAGGAGTCTTCCCAACAAGGTTGAAGTATCACGTAGCCTAGCAAGGTTCAGGGAGCCTGTCGAAGGAGTCGTTTTACATGCGTTCGGTGACACAAGTGGTTCGGGGATTTCATCAGCAGTCTATGCAGTGATCACTCAGGCCTCTGGAGTGAGCAAGGGATTGATAGCAGCAAAGTCAAGGTTAGCAAAGAAGAATCTCACAATCCCAAGGTTAGAGTTGGTAGCAGCACACATGACAGCAAATCTTGTGGACAATGTAAGAACAGCGCTTGAAGGATACCCGATTACATCAGTGTATGGGTGGAGCGACAGTACTGTCGCACTCCATTGGATCAAGGGAGGAGGATCCTACAAGCACTTCGTGACCAATAGAGTTCGCAAGATCAGTTCCAAGGATTTCATTGAATGGAGACATGTCGACACCAACCACAATCCAGCAGATATAGGGAGCAGAGGCTGTAAAGCAGACCAGTTGACCAACATGTGGCTGTCTGGACCAGAGTGGCTGCCCAATCCAGAGAAATGGCCAAGAGACATAGTGACTAAAGCTAACAAAGAGACAGAAGCTGAAGCCAAACGCATTAAAGAGGTTTTTGCGGTAGCGGTGGATACGAGAGATGACTTTGATGAAGTGCTTGAGAAGCATAACTTCTGGCGAGTGATCAGAATCAGTGCATGGATTATGCGATTCCTTCAGAATGGCCGAAGCAAGAAATCGTATAGAGTTAGTGGTCCCTTGACTACGGCTGAAACTGAGAAGCAGGTCAAATGGTGGATAAAGCGTGAGCAAGAGCGATACAGTGCGACAGAGAAATTCCTAGAAGACCAACAAAGGCTCAACCTCCAGAAGAACGATGAGGGGATCTATTTGTGCAGAGGAAGGATTCAAGGACATTACCCTGTGTACCTGCCGCCCAGAGTAAGCTTATCAGAGAAAATAGTGCAAGACGCCCACCTCTTGACTCTTCACGGGGGAGTGGGATCAACTATGGCGCATGTCAGACAAGAGTATTGGATACCACGTCTCCGTCAGCTAGCAAAGAACTTGATCAGTCACTGTTATGGGTGTAAGAAATTCCATGCCACAAGGTTTCGAAATCCACCTCCTGGGATCCTACCAGTGGACCGCACCGAAGGATTATATCCTTCCCAAGTAGTGGGAGTAGATTACGCTGGGCCAATACTGTACAAGGTTTCTAAGAAATTGGAAGGCAAAGCATACATACTACTGTTTGCATGCAGTTTGACAAGAGCAGTCCATTTGGAGCTACTAACTGACCAGACCACAGAGGGTTTCACCAAGTGTTTGAAAAGGTTCATTGCGAGACGGGGAAGGCCTACTAAGATTTATTCAGATAATGGGAAGAGCTTTGTCGCAGCATCTAAATGGCTCAAAAGAATCATGAAAGACGAGAAGACTCAAGACTTCTTGGCCCATCACAACATCCTTTGGCAGTTTAACCTCGCTAGGGCCCCATGGTGGGGTGGTCAATTTGAACGCTTAGTAGGAGTTGTAAAACAAGCTTTCTACAAGGCTATTGGTCGGGCCCTTCTGATGTTTGATGAGCTCGAAGAAGTGGTCCTCGATGTAGAGGTGGCCGTCAACAATCGTCCATTATCCTATGTTGAAGACGACGTTGAGCTTCCTGTGCTAACCCCAGTTACTATGATGCATGGTCAGTCTAACCTTCTCCCAGAGGAAGATGCAGACGCATTTGAGAATGTGGACCTATGTAAGAGAGCGAGATATGTTCGTCGGTGA